The genomic interval GCGATTGCTCGGAAAACTGACCAAACAAGCCACCCTGCCCTTTAACGGTTACGAAAAAGAGGTCGCCTCACTTTACGCGGGAATGGACTTAAGGAAATTCTTTTGAAAGCCCTCCTCGTCCTTCTTGCGCTGCTTCCACTGGGGCTTGCATACTACAAACTCGAAAGCGCTATCGACCCAATTAAAATGCTCTACAACACAACGGGCATTGGGGCGATAACGCTACTTTTACTTTCGCTTGTACCCTCTTCTTGTAAACGAGTTTGTGGACAAAACTTCCTTCGTTATCGCAAAACCATCGGGCTTTTGAGCTTTGCCTACGCCTTTTTACATGTAAGCGTTTTTGTCGCACTCGATAGCGAATTTGACTTCATCACCATCTTTGAAAAAAGTCTCAAAAAACCGTTCATCTATATCGGTACTATTGCGTTCATCATCCTTCTTTTCATGGCGCTCACCTCGTTTAAAAAACTCTTTGCCAAGCTTTCAAAGTACCATAAAGCGGTCTACCTCGCTTTGGCACTTGCACTGCTTCACAGCTTCTGGGCGCAAAAAGTGGCTGGGATGTTTGAGTATAGCGTGGTCGCCGTTGGGTTGGTGCTTTTAGGGGAGCGTGTTTGGGCGTGGCAAAATAAAAAACCCCTATAAGAGGTAACCTTTTATCATTACTTTAATGACCTAATACTATGCAACAAAACTACCAATCAATTCCACACCTCTATAACCAACTCTTTTCTGCATATAACCTATAGACGTATCCATTCACCAACTCTTTAAATTATTTATACTTTTTTTATACTTTTCTTATAAATTTTCATAATTAGTTTTGTATATAAAGGAGTTAATAATGAAAAATTTATATTGCATATCCTGAAGTTAACATTGCCTATATATCTGTAATTAACTACAAGGAGGGATTGTGGATTTATCGAAAATTATGAAGATAGGTACGCTTAGTGTGGCATGTATTGGTATTGTTTTGATCGCTTATACAATACACATATCCAATGC from Sulfurospirillum multivorans DSM 12446 carries:
- a CDS encoding ferric reductase-like transmembrane domain-containing protein, with amino-acid sequence MKALLVLLALLPLGLAYYKLESAIDPIKMLYNTTGIGAITLLLLSLVPSSCKRVCGQNFLRYRKTIGLLSFAYAFLHVSVFVALDSEFDFITIFEKSLKKPFIYIGTIAFIILLFMALTSFKKLFAKLSKYHKAVYLALALALLHSFWAQKVAGMFEYSVVAVGLVLLGERVWAWQNKKPL